A single region of the Kryptolebias marmoratus isolate JLee-2015 linkage group LG10, ASM164957v2, whole genome shotgun sequence genome encodes:
- the maco1b gene encoding macoilin-2 gives MKRRNADCSKLRRPLKRNRITEGIYGSTFLYLKFLVVWALVLLADFVLEFRFEYLWPFWLFMRSVYDSFRYQGLAFSVFFVCVAFTSDIICLLFIPVQWLFFAASTYVWVQYVWHTERGVCLPTVSLWILFVYIEAAIRFKDLKNFHVDLCRPFAAHCIGYPVVTLGFGFKSYVSYKMRLRKQKEVQKENEFYMQLLQQALPPEQQMLQRQEREAEEAAAAKGISEVDTPPVSQNGGPANKKTPAPLPELEYKEKGKEGRNSGENKKQHNSILPSLVDSKIPEMEYIENHMNNKRLTTELGSTENLLLKEDNSSSSSSSSSSSSKNYKNASSNAAILNSSPRGYSATNGSVPSSAQSSSTGKNDKKHKLPVGKGTSGGSHKDPTDNCIPNNELKKPEGLVRLEQDIKKLKADLQASRQVEQDLRSQIGSLGSAERSIRTELGQLRQENELLQNKLHNAVQAKQKDKQAVGQLEKRLKAEQEARATAEKQLAEEKKRKKLEEATAARAVALAAATRGECTDTLRRRITELETECKKLTLDIKLKEDQIRELELKVQELHKYKENEKDTEVLMSALSAMQDKTQHLENSLSAETRIKLDLFSALGDAKRQLEIAQGQILQKDQEIKDLKQKIAEVMAVMPSISYTADTSSMTPVAPHYSSKFMDTNPSGLDPNASVYQPLKK, from the exons ATGAAGCGGCGCAATGCGGACTGCAGCAAACTAAGACGGCCGTTAAAACGGAACCGAATCACCGAGGGTATCTACGGCAG TACCTTCCTGTACCTGAAGTTCCTGGTGGTGTGGGCACTAGTGCTGCTGGCGGACTTTGTACTTGAATTCAGGTTTGAGTACCTCTGGCCATTCTGGCTCTTCATGCGGAGTGTATACGACTCCTTTAGATACCAGGGACTG GCCTTTTCAGTATTCTTTGTTTGTGTGGCGTTTACCTCGGACATCATTTGCCTCCTCTTCATCCCAGTGCAATGGCTGTTCTTCGCTGCCAGTACCTATGTGTGGGTGCAGTATGTTTGGCACACAG AGAGAGGAGTGTGTCTCCCCACTGTGTCTCTGTGGATACTCTTTGTGTACATAGAGGCAGCCATCAGATTCAAAGACCTGAAGAACTTTCATGTGGACTTGTGTCGTCCTTTTGCGGCACATTG CATTGGTTATCCCGTAGTCACCTTGGGCTTCGGCTTCAAGAGCTACGTTAGTTATAAAATGCGCCTGCGGAAACAGAAGGAGGTGCAGAAGGAAAATGAGTTTTATATGCAACTTCTACAGCAGGCTCTGCCTCCAGAGCAACAGATGCTTCAGAGGCAAGAGCGAGAAGCAGAAGAAG cagcagcagctaaaggAATATCTGAAGTAGACACACCTCCAGTGTCACAGAATGGTGGCCCAGCCAATAAAAAGACGCCGGCGCCATTGCCAGAGCTGGAGtataaagaaaaagggaaagaagGAAGAAACAGTGGGGagaataaaaagcaacacaacagCATCCTGCCATCATTAGTGGACTCTAAAATCCCAGAGATGGAGTATATTGAGAACCATATGAACAACAAGAGACTGACCACAGAGCTGGGAAGCACAGAGAACCTGTTGCTTAAAGAAGACAACAGTTCCTCcagttcttcctcctcatcatcctcctcaaaaaattacaaaaatgctAGCAGCAACGCCGCGATACTCAACTCCTCTCCACGCGGTTACAGCGCCACCAATGGCAGCGTGCCCTCCTCCGCACAGTCATCTTCCACAGGGAAAAACGATAAGAAGCACAAGTTACCAGTGGGGAAGGGGACGTCAGGGGGTTCCCACAAGGATCCAACAGACAACTGTATCCCCAACAATGAGCTGAAAAAACCAGAAGGACTTGTTAG ATTGGAGCAGGACATTAAAAAGTTGAAGGCAGACCTGCAGGCCAGCCGGCAGGTGGAGCAGGACCTGCGCAGCCAGATCGGCTCGCTGGGCAGCGCTGAGCGCTCCATACGCACTGAGCTGGGTCAGCTGCGCCAGGAAAACGAGCTGTTGCAGAACAA GCTCCATAATGCTGTGCAggcaaaacaaaaggacaaacaggCTGTGGGCCAGCTGGAGAAGAGGCTCAAAGCAGAGCAGGAGGCTCGAGCCACTGCAGAGAAGCAGCTCGCAGAAGAAAAGAAGCGGAAGAAGTTAGAAGAGGCGACAGCAGCCAGAGCAGTAGCATTAGCAGCAGCTACCAG AGGAGAGTGCACAGACACACTGAGGCGACGAATCACAGAATTAGAAACAGAGTGTAAAAAATTAACTTTGGACATCAAGCTGAAGGAAGACCAGATACGAGAGCTTGAACTGAAAGTTCAG gaaCTTCATAAATataaggaaaatgaaaaagacacaGAGGTGCTAATGTCAGCGCTGTCAGCAATGCAGGATAAAACTCAGCACCTTGAAAACAGCTTGAGTGCAGAGACCAGGATCAAACTGGACCTTTTCTCTGCACTCGGAGACGCCAAGAGACAGCTGGAGATTGCACAAG GTCAGATCCTGCAGAAGGACCAAGAGATCAAAGACTTGAAGCAGAAGATAGCAGAAGTGATGGCCGTCATGCCCAGCATCTCTTACACAGCCGACACCAGCAGCATGACCCCTGTGGCCCCCCACTACTCCTCAAAGTTCATGGACACCAATCCCTCCGGTTTGGACCCCAACGCTTCTGTTTACCAGCCCCTCAAAAAGTGA
- the rhd gene encoding rh blood group, D antigen yields the protein MAPKYAPSLRSRLAPLLLCLQTGLILLSAFYFEIKETDDRKASINFYPEFQDVNAMVILGFGFLCTFLVRYGFSGSGFNLLVAVVATQWGIILNGIKFWYYTGKIRVDLKSLVVAEMYTASALISIGAVLGKTNPVQLTFIALLEVSGFVLNEWLLQTLLKVRPLNSIMLLHVFGALFGVMLTWILNRKGSEQGFEKEKFDRKSGLFSMLGTLFLWMFWPSFNSVLVDDWTPWKKLQAVGSTYLALAVSAVTAAGVSVLCNPKGKLNLIQLQSCILAGGVAVGVSISAIHQPWEAMTIGFTAAIISTTGFNYLKKHMLLVFECHDTCAILSTHGLPGLLGWLAKLALHIKDCDDHNVAIRFAVFHICTLFITIIISLIMGILTGLLLKWDFWRPPQNKKCFDDQAFWEFPNLAERK from the exons ATGGCTCCTAAATATGCTCCAAGTTTGCGCTCCCGTTTGGCACCTTTGTTGCTTTGTCTTCAGACAGGATTAATCCTCTTATCTgccttttactttgaaattaaagaaacagaCGACAGGAAGGCCTCCATCAACTTTTACCCAG AGTTCCAGGATGTGAACGCGATGGTCATTCTGGGTTTTGGCTTCCTGTGCACCTTTCTCGTGCGGTATGGTTTCAGTGGCTCTGGGTTCAACCTCCTCGTTGCTGTCGTTGCCACACAATGGGGAATTATACTGAATGGCATTAAGTTCTGGTATTACACAGGAAAGATAAGGGTTGACTTGAAAAG CCTTGTTGTTGCTGAGATGTACACAGCTTCTGCACTCATTTCAATTGGAGCTGTGCTGGGAAAGACCAACCCAGTCCAGCTCACGTTTATTGCCCTGCTGGAGGTGTCGGGATTTGTCCTAAACGAATGGCTCCTCCAGACCCTCCTGAAA GTCAGACCTCTGAACAGCATCATGCTGCTTCACGTCTTTGGGGCCCTCTTTGGAGTCATGCTGACGTGGATCTTGAACCGTAAAGGCTCAGAGCAGGGGTTTGAAAAGGAgaagtttgacagaaaatcGGGATTATTCTCCATGTTGG GCACTTTGTTTCTCTGGATGTTTTGGCCCAGTTTTAACTCGGTACTTGTGGACGATTGGACTCCTTGGAAGAAGCTTCAGGCCGTGGGCAGCACCTACCTGGCCCTGGCTGTTAGTGCTGTAACAGCAGCTGGTGTGTCTGTGCTCTGCAACCCAAAGGGTAAACTCAACCTG ATCCAGTTGCAGTCGTGCATCCTGGCAGGTGGCGTTGCTGTTGGGGTTTCTATTTCAGCGATACATCAGCCTTGGGAAGCCATGACGATTGGCTTCACCGCAGCTATAATCTCAACCACTGGATTCAATTATCTTAAG AAGCACATGCTACTTGTGTTTGAGTGCCACGACACCTGTGCCATCCTGAGCACGCACGGACTCCCAGGTCTACTGGGGTGGCTTGCCAAACTTGCCCTGCACATTAAGGACTGCGATGATCACAACGT GGCGATCCGATTTGCCGTGTTTCACATTTGTACTCTCTTTATCACCATCATAATAAGTCTGATAATGGGAATCCTAACAG GGCTTCTACTCAAATGGGACTTCTGGAGACCACCCCAAAACAAGAAATGCTTTGACGATCAAGCTTTTTGGGAG tttccCAACCTTGCAGAGCGCAAGTAG
- the tmem50a gene encoding transmembrane protein 50A, translated as MSGFLDGIRCGDCECNVDWGERRNTIASVAAGVLFFTGWWIIIDAAVKYPDQPDFNHAFHTCGVIATVAFLMINAVSNGQVRGDSYSEGCLGQTGARVWLFIGFMLAFGSLIASMWILFAGFVVPQKPSVYPGIAIFFQNAFIFFGGLVFKFGRTEDLWQ; from the exons ATGTCAGGATTTCTGGACGGAATCCGCTGTGGAGACTGCGAGTGCAATGTTGACTGGGGCGAAAGGAGAAACACCATCGCATCTGTAGCTGCTGGAGTTCTG TTCTTCACAGGTTGGTGGATTATCATTGACGCAGCTGTGAAATATCCCGATCAGCCAGACTTCAATCATGCCTTTCACACATGTGGAGTTATAGCTACAGTGGCCTTTCTCAT GATAAATGCTGTTTCGAACGGCCAGGTGAGAGGAGACAGCTATAGCGAAGGCTGCTTGGGACAGACAG GCGCTCGAGTGTGGCTCTTCATTGGCTTCATGCTGGCGTTTGGCTCCCTCATTGCCTCCATGTGGATTCTTTTTGCAGGATTCGTAGTGCCTC AGAAGCCAAGTGTCTACCCGGGAATTGCCATTTTCTTTCAGAATGCCTTCATTTTCTTTGG GGGTCTGGTCTTCAAGTTTGGGCGCACAGAGGACCTCTGGCAGTAA